Genomic segment of Arachis hypogaea cultivar Tifrunner chromosome 11, arahy.Tifrunner.gnm2.J5K5, whole genome shotgun sequence:
AATCCTCTTGCTGTTTCATGTCATAGATTAGAGGAGTAAAAGGTCATCTACATTAGCCTTAGGTTTAGGGTAGTATATACTTAGTTCTACCTCAATTTGGCTTCATGGGGGTTGAAAATGACATTTAATCTTCATATAGATGGTGTCATTTTGATTGGAGAAAGTATTTTTACAAAGAAATGCATACATATGCTGTTTGAGGAAAAATTAAAGCAGTCCACTTCCTTCCCCCTAACAAAAATTGCTTACTAGGTTAGGGTTTGTTGCTttcaaaaaagatgaaaatttcaaTGAATTTCAAGCTATCCCCTTTTCATCTTTTGTTGGATGTGGCTTGACTTGATTACCACCAAAGGATTTGGGTTTAGGTAAACATATCCTTTCAATTATGATGCTAATATAACTATTCCGAATGCAGCTCAACTGATGGTTAATTTTTAGAAATTGATAGCTCAAGGAGAGTTAAATTTATTTGAGGTGTAGCTGCAGTTTGGTAAGTACAATGAAGTAGTTGCCACCCTGGTTCCTTCTCCCATCCAGAATGACAATGATATTGGAGTTTGGGAAGGAAGTTTCTATTAGAATCAGGACTTATCAAATCAGGAAATATTTGGTGAATTGTAATTTTGACAATAATATCTCCTTGGCACCTTTTAGCTTAGAGATTATCTTTCAGTTTTTGCTGCTATTTTTTATGTCATTAGTAAagattattttgttttttgtggTTGGAAATTTGACTTCTCATTCTTGTGTATCGTGTTCTGATTTTCGGGCACTGGGATGGTTTTACTTGTTATAGGGTAAGGTCAAAGATATCGAATTGAAGGGTCACACTGATAGTGTAGATCAGCTATGTTGGGACCCCAAACATGCTGATCTGATTGCAACTGCATCGGGTGACAAGACCGTTCGTTTGTGGGATGCTCGTAGTAAGTGAACATTAGTTGTACAATTTGCTTTGGTTTGTCATATTTAGAAGGTGGATAACTATGACCTTTCATATTTTGTGAGATTAGTAGTGCATTTTATGGTTATGTTAGCAAGAATATGTATTTGAATGTTGAAGTGAAACTGCTCATATTTGATTTCTGCAGGTGGAAAATGCTCACAACAGGCAGAACTTAGTGGGGAGAATATCAATATTACCTACAAACCTGATGGGACTCATGTAGCTGTAGGCAATAGGGTCTGTTACGCAATCAGCTTTGCTAGTTACTAAATAGACTAGGTTTTATGATTCTCTCATTGTTTTTCAGCATTTTGTAGGATGATGAGTTAACAATATTGGATGTCCGGAAGTTCAAACCAATTCATAGGCGGAAGTTCAATTACGAGGTAGTACCCTAGTTTATATATTTTGTACTTAACCCTTGCTGTCTGTTCTGTTTCTGAGAATGCGTTAAGACTTAACTCAAGATTACGAAAATGAAACTGAACCTTGAAAATTTTGCGTAAAATGTGAATATACATATGTAGTGTTTATCCTTTCAATTCCTTAAATGAttaatgtttgtttgatttccaTACCCTTTAAACTGCCCAGCTAAGTTCAGGAACCACGGCCGAATTTAAGAGTCCAATGAAATACAAATTAAATCCATATTTGCTCTGAATGGGTAGAGGCGTAGAGCTATAAACCCTAGTTTCAAAAAGTCGGAGTTGGTGCTAGATTTGTATATTTATGTGTTTTGTTTGACTTCATTATTGTTTGACTTCCTTGCCTTGAAATCTGATTTTGTTTTGCTTATGGCCAAAGTAAGTCGCTGATGTATTTCCTGGTACCTGGCTCTCTGcagtccttttttttttttgcttcttttttagcCATTTTGAAACATTATCAATTATGATGCTGTTCTGGAGCTCATGCTTTTACTCAAACGGACGAATTTATAGCtgagattttgtgatttcttaAAAGTTCATCCATTTTAAGTAATTCCAGTAGTAAATTGTACATCCTTGCAGTTTGGTCATATGGCTGATACTTGATATACAGTTGAGAACAGAcaggaaattaattttataattcacATAATGATCTTAAcatattgagttaattttattctGAATGATCCTGTACTTTTCCTGTGTTTACTTAGGTAAATGAGATTGCTTGGAACATGACAGGAGAGATGTTCTTTCTAACAACAGGAAATGGTGAGCTCACTGCTTGAGTTGGTGCTTTTTTCCCTAACCAAGTCCGAATATGAATCCCAACTCTAGTGCATTTCACTTCATCGGGTCCAAAtgaagtatataaaaaaattctctTTAATATTCTTGTTACATTCTCACCATCATTAGGGACTGTGGAAGTACTGTCTTATCCATCTCTTCGACCTCTTGATACCCTCATGGCTCATACAGCTGGTTGTTATTGCATCGCAATCGACCCAGTAGGAAGGTATGCTTCTCATTTTTGTATTTCTGGTCTTGCTATTACATAGGAAGGAGACAAATGCACAGCCATAtatctgattcttcataaaagcAATCTTTTAGTGTCTTAGAATTTTTTatgttctatatttttttatttcatgaaAATGTTTATATATGGACATAACAAATAGATCTTCTTTAACAATAACCTCATGTTCTTGAGGCAGATATTTTGCTGTTGGAAGTGCTGATTCCCTTGTTAGCTTGTGGGATATCTCAGAGATGATGTGTGTTCATACATTCACAAAGCTCGAGTAAGTTTTCTTGGCTTGCATATGGCacttctttttaatatatatatactgaTTTTATAGATCGTGTTATGACAAATATGGAATGGAATTTTATCTTTCTTAGATGGCCTGTTCGGACAATCAGTTTCAATTATACTGGGGATTTGATTGCTTCTGCGAGTGAAGACTTATTTATCGATATTGTAAGTTTATGCTTGACACAACTTTTAATACTATCATGTGATTGGAAAAcctgttggttttttttttttttcaattctctctgtagacatgatacatgacagagcacaatgacgtcgtttgattcatgtagccgaccccacttagtgggacaaggctttgttgttgttgttgttgttgttgtttctgaTAATTTATTTGCAATGAAGATTTATATTAGAATTTTGTTGCTTATGAAACAGTCGAATGTCCAAACTGGACGAACTGTGCATCAGATTCCTTGTAGAGCTGCCATGAACAGTGTTGAGTGGAACCCTAAATATAATTTACTGGCTTATGCTGGTGATGACAAAAACAAGTATCAGGCTGATGAAGGTATATATCTTTTGTGAAAAATTAttagaaacacaaaaataacaggAGGCTGCAGTTAACTTATCTGCATTTTGATTGCAGGTGTTTTCCGAATTTTTGGCTTTGAAAGTGCATAATTTTTGTTGGTGTATCATAAAAATACATTCATACCTAGTATTTGAGGATGAATAGTTGACGGGGTGGCATGAACTCAAGAGAAGACTTCCATTACAGGATTAACAACCTCATAGAGGCTGATTTGTATTGTAATCCAAAGTGAAAAATATGTAGAGTAGCAACTCGATATTCGGAAAGCTTAACTTCTAAATTTTTCAATGTGTTATCTTTGATTCCTTGAAAGCATTGGGTCTTACTGTATTtgtcttattttgtttttttaatctcTACCCGGACTGAGAAATATTCAATGTTGTGACCAAAATGGAAGATTAGGATGAAAGCTGTTGAAGAATTTAACATTTTGCTTTGTTGTTTATAACTCTTTTATAAACAGTAGAGTGATATTTGGCACTGTGTAAAAACTGTCTTAGGCTGTGTTTGGTTTTGAAAACATGACAAAATAAGACATTAAGAATAAGATACAAAAGATAGAGAGATAAAATTTAGTGTTTTTGTATgttgtttggtgataaattaaatataaaaagaataaattttaaaagttcaattcatttttattatttctatacaaaagatttagaaagaaaaataaaaaaatatactaatttaatgttttttatttgtcAGACATGGTTATGTATTTTTCAGGATCTGTATATATAAACAAAAGCAACATAAGGGACAAAAGAGtagtttatttttcaaatatcatCATTTTAATGTTAAAGATAGATTGCCACTTTAGCTTCCAAGTAATATTGCAACCTctctgatttttcaaattatcttcCATCTtcattagtattttattttccatGTTGATAACAGAAACTTTTCAGCTGAGAATAATTTGGAAATAACATAAATGGGTATTATCAATTGGTGGCAATATCTCCTATTATTAAAGTTAATCTTTTACAAGCTAATGGTTACCCCTTATGAGAACAATTCTGCAGTCTGCATTCTCTTCAAAAGTATATgtcttcaaaaaa
This window contains:
- the LOC112720076 gene encoding THO complex subunit 3, which codes for MDEKIPFKNLHSREYSGHKKKVHSVAWNCIGTKLASGSVDQTARIWHIEPHGHGKVKDIELKGHTDSVDQLCWDPKHADLIATASGDKTVRLWDARSGKCSQQAELSGENINITYKPDGTHVAVGNRDDELTILDVRKFKPIHRRKFNYEVNEIAWNMTGEMFFLTTGNGTVEVLSYPSLRPLDTLMAHTAGCYCIAIDPVGRYFAVGSADSLVSLWDISEMMCVHTFTKLEWPVRTISFNYTGDLIASASEDLFIDISNVQTGRTVHQIPCRAAMNSVEWNPKYNLLAYAGDDKNKYQADEGVFRIFGFESA